The segment CTGAAAGTGCGGCAAACGGGGGAAGTGAATGATATCCCAGATCAGATTCAATCCATGGCGAACCGGATGCAAGGCGCCTTTTTAGAAACCCTATGGGCAACGGCCGCCACCGCTTTGTTTGTTTCCGTCACGCTCATGTTGCATCAGACGCCTGCTTCGGTTTTGTTGGGCTGGTTTCCCAATGGGGCGTTTCCGTTTGCTCAAGGCCTTCCGGTTTTGGCCGCGATTGTTGGGATGCTCACGCTGGGGGGGGTGGCGTGGAAAACGAAGATGTGGAAGTGGAGCCTGTTCTTAGGATTGTTGGGAATGGTCACGGTATTGGGCGGAGGTCTTTTTCTTGGTGAATCACTCTTCATTGGGGTGGACGCCCTTGGTCACGCCATGGGGTGGGGTGGAATCGGGTCTTCCCTGGGTCATTTGCCGATTTACCTGGATGTTTCTCCGGTTAACATTGTGAATATTTTGTCCTACGTTTTCTTCTTTTTCGCCGCAACGTTAGGCATGCGTCAAGTGACCGGTCGGCCTCTTTGGGACCGGCTGGGGGGGAGAATTCTTGTTGTGTCGGATGCGCAACATTCTGTGGCACGCTTAAGCGCCGCTCGATGGCGGCGGTTGGTGAACCAACGGTTCGCTTGGATGGGATTAAATTCTGTGAATGAATCTTCTTTGGGGCGGCTGACCCATGAAGAGGCTCTTAATTCCAATGTGCGCGGAAACATTTATCTGCTGGGAGAATCTCGGGATACCGTGGGGCCCACTGTGATGAATTACAAACAGTTGGGGGGAAGCCCCAACGGCCCGGGCCGCATTTGGCGCATGGGCATTGGACACAAACAGAAGGGGGAAGAAAGCCCGGCCTATTCGGAAGGATATATTTCTTTGGCCATGAAGGGGGACAACCCGGCAGGGGATGATCTCGACTTGGCTGAGATTCAGGATCTGATTCAAGATGGGCCCGCGCGAGACACGGCGGGGATGGTTTTGGCTTTGCGCGTGGCTGAAAAAATGTCGTCCGTTAAACCCCTGAACTTTGTGCCGGGGATGACTTCCAGCGAAGCAAAAACCTCAACGACCCAACAGCCCTTTGCCCCTCTCTCTGAGACGGAGGTTCGGGACGTGTTTGGTTTGGGTGCGTCCCGCTCTCTTGTGTCAGAACCATCTGTTGAGAGCCCATCGGCTGAAGAGGAAATGGGGGGAGGAACTTTCTTCCCAACCGTGACAACTTCCGAAATGGCTTCCACTTCAGTGTCCACGATTGAAAAGCCGGCAGTGCCGGAGGCCCTGTCTGTTCCCGCTGAAATAGACAGGGCGGAACTCATTGAAGAAAAAATGAAAGATGATCCCCAAAATGGGGATTCCTTCGTGGTTTCTTCAACTCCAAAAACAGTGGCGGAGGACGATGCGTCAACGGTGGTGGCGCAAAAAGACCATGAGGCCTGGAAAGAATTTCGGCGAACGTGGATCACTGGACCTATCCAAAAGTTGGCCAGGATGACCGTGTTTTTAATCGCGGCCATTTCCCTGACCTCATGGGGTGGGAATTTGATGATGGGGATTGATCGAACCCTCAGTCAAATTTTTAACCGACCCGCCTTTGGTCAGGAACGGGGGTCCAGAGGTCATCTGGAAAATATTGAATTTTGGACTTCCAAACTATTTTCTGTGGCCACTCCCAAGGGGAGCCCGACGACCACAGAGGCGGGTAATGTTTCTGGGCAGAAATTATCTTCGTCGACTACGAAAGTGTCTGTTGTTAACACGCGTGAGACAGGGTTGATCTCCTATGAAAACCATCCTTATGAGGGGGTTCGTTTCTTGGGGAAGGTGGAACCCTCCGTTGTTCGCGTTCTTCATCGGGACGGGGTTTGGGTGAATGTTAATGCGAACGGGCGGGCTGGATGGATTCACAGTAAGCACCTCTTTAATCTCAAGGGCGGGCGGGCCCGCGTGGTTAACACGTCTTCGCTCTTTGACGTACGGCCTTTTGTGAATGGGGGAAAACGCGGGCGGTTTGCTAAAGAGGCGGCCTTGGAAGTTTTAGAAGTGGAGAGAGGTTGGAGCAAGGTAAGGGCTTTAGGCTCTGAGGCGGCTCCGGTGTGGGTCAGTGGTCGGTTCTTGAAAGCCGTCCCGGCGGGGCAAACGGATTCTTCCGTTAAATCAGAGATACCTCAGACCAGGGGCGATACCGTGCCTTCGGTTGTTGTTCAACCTTCTATTGGGAAGGGTTCGTTGGCTCCGCTCCTTGTGCCGATGGTTCCTCTTTTGGGGATTTTGGGTAAGCGGCGTGTGCCGGTGTCCACATCCCCTGGCGCCCTTTTGCGCCAGCGGTTGTTGTCAGGGGCGCGGCGGGGGTGGGAGGGGGAAAACATTCCGGTGGCTAAAGCCGTGTTGGCTTTTGCTGAAAATCCCTCAGACACGGCATGGGGAGACAAGGGAATTCGGCTGGCGCTTGGCTATGGCGCTTTGGCGGGCGGGACCTGGGCCAAAGATCGGCCCCTTGTGAATGATTTCCGTCGAACGCGTGAAGAATTAAAGGGCCAGCCTTTGACAGTCTTAGAGGGGCGGCGGTTGACCGGGTTGGCGCGACTTGCCTCCACCTGGGAACGGGCCTCAACGCCTTCTTATGTTGATGGGGCTTTGCAGGTGCTTAACTTAACTTCCGCTGAAGAGGAAACGCAACTTTTTCATCACTGGGCTGTGGCGCTGGACCGGGTTGTGACTCACGGGGGACAGATGCCGGTGTTGATAGCCCAATCGAGTGCTCAGAGAGATCGGTTGGAAGCTTCTCTTAATGCGTGGCGGGCGGAAAACCGTTCGTTGGGTTTAGAAATTCCCACGGGGCAGACGCGGTGGGTGTATTCCGACACGCTGTCAACGGATGTGGCAGATCGGGATGACCAGGGGGTGCTCCACTCCGTTCGCATGGGGGCTCTCCTTACCGGGGCGAAGGTGGATATTCGAAATGTTCAATCGATTGATCTCGTCACGGGGGTTCAACCTGACTGGATTTGGGATCGGTCGGATCTACCAAATGAGGTGGCGGTCCGGTTAATTATTGGGGTTTTAAAAGATCTCTCGCTCTCGGCTCCCTTGGACTCGGCGCAGAACGCCATTCGTTCGGCCCGGAAAGCCCTCACGGCGGCCTAAGCGTTTTCTTTGAAGCAGTGCCCTCCCTTGCTTGGGTCGCGGGGGAGGGCACCTTATTTGCTAGAATCCTTTCTTCATCTTATTTCGAACGGAGTCCCTATGAAAAAACTGAAGCTGGGTATGCCGAAGGGCAGTTTGCAGGAATCCACTATTGAACTTTTTCGGAAAGCGGGTATCCGAGTCAATGCTTCGGATCGTTCTTATTTCCCGTCATCGGATGACGACGAATTGGAAATCATGTTGGTGCGGTCGCAGGAGATGGCGAGCTATGTGGAGTCCGGCGTTTTCGACGCGGGTTTAACGGGAAAAGACTGGATTATGGAATCTGGCGCTAAGGTAAAGGAAGTGTGTGAACTGCTTTACGCGAAGTCGGGGTTTCGCCCTGTGCGGTGGGTGTTGTGTGTGCCGGAGGGGTCTTCCATTAAATCCGTTAAGGATTTGCAGGGCAAGCGTATCGCCACTGAAGTTGTGAACATCGTGAAAAAATATCTTGCCAAAAACAAAGTCAAAGCCAAGGTCGAATTTTCTTGGGGGGCGACGGAAGCTAAAGCGGGGCGGTTTGTCGACGCTATTGTGGAGCTAACGGAGACGGGGTCTTCCTTGCGGGCGAATCACTTACGGATCATCGACGAGCTTTTGACCTCCTCCACGCGGTTCATTTGCAATCAGAAGGCTTGGGCCGATCCTTGGAAGCGTGAGAAAATCGAAAACATGGCCATCCTCCTTCAAGGGGCTTTGGCCGCTGAAGGTCTGGTGGGTATCAAGATGAATTTGAAAGAAGCTCATTTAGCCGCCGTCACCTCGATTCTCCCGGCGTTGCGCAAACCCACCATTTCTCATTTGACTGAGGAAGGCTGGGTGGCGCTTGAAGTCATTATGCCGGAGAAAGAAATTAAAAAGAATATCCCCGCGTTGAAACGGGCGGGAGCGGAAGGTATCATTGAATATCCGCTTAACAAGATCATTTACTAAGGATTGACTGTGTCCGTTCGCGTCCGCTTCGCTCCGTCCCCCACAGGGTTCCTCCACATCGGAGGCGCCCGCACCGCCCTCTTCAACTGGCTCTACGCCCGGCACATGGGGGGAACCTTTATCCTCCGTATTGAGGACACCGATGAAACGCGCTCGACACAAGAATCGGTCGACGCCATTTTTAATGGAATGAAGTGGTTGGGGTTAGACTGGGATGAGGGGCCCACGTCGGCCTCGGACCCCACCGCCGTCAAGGGGGCCTTTGGCCCTTATTTCCAAATGCAGCGGTTGGTTCATTACAGAAAATACGCCGACGCGCTTGTGGCGGCGGGAAAAGCGTTCTACTGTTTCGCCACTCCCGAGGAAGTTCAAAAATCCAAAGAACGCGCGGCTCTTTTGAAAAAGGCCCCCAAGTTTGTGAGCCCTTACAGGGACCTCACGCCGGCCCAGCGGGATGAAAGGATTAAAGAAGGGAAATCTTACACCGTTCGCTTTAAAACCCCTTCCATCGGTCTTGTGGAATTCGCTGATCTTATCCGCGGTCCCATGAAGTGGGAAAATGACTTGATTGAAGATTTTGTTATTCTAAAGACGTCGGGGATTCCGACCTATAATT is part of the Elusimicrobiota bacterium genome and harbors:
- a CDS encoding ATP phosphoribosyltransferase, producing the protein MKKLKLGMPKGSLQESTIELFRKAGIRVNASDRSYFPSSDDDELEIMLVRSQEMASYVESGVFDAGLTGKDWIMESGAKVKEVCELLYAKSGFRPVRWVLCVPEGSSIKSVKDLQGKRIATEVVNIVKKYLAKNKVKAKVEFSWGATEAKAGRFVDAIVELTETGSSLRANHLRIIDELLTSSTRFICNQKAWADPWKREKIENMAILLQGALAAEGLVGIKMNLKEAHLAAVTSILPALRKPTISHLTEEGWVALEVIMPEKEIKKNIPALKRAGAEGIIEYPLNKIIY